In Kutzneria kofuensis, the DNA window GGCAGCCTGCGGGCCACGTTCAACAACGTCGGCACGTCGCCCGACGACAACCAGCAGATCGGCAACTTCGACGGCGGCGGCTGGAGCTACTCGCGCAACGCCTTGGCCGCCAAGGGCGTCAACCCGGGTTCGACCATCACCGACTCCGACGGCCTGAAGTTCGTGTGGCCCAACGTTCCCGTCGGTGAGCTCGACAACGTCAACGCCGGTGGGCAGACCATCAACATCGACGCCCCTGCCGGCGCCACCCAGCTGTCCCTGCTCGGCAGCGCCGGCAACGGCAACGCCTCCGGGACGTTGACCATCACCTACACCGATGGCACCACCCAGAACGCCTCCGTCGGCTTCTCCGACTGGGCGCTCGGCGGTGGCGGCGCTCCCGTCGCGTACAACAACCGGACCGTCGTGACCATGCCGTACCGCAACGCCGGCGGCGGCACCTCGCAGCAGCTCGTCGTCTACCTGTTCGCCACCGCGCCGATCGCTTTGCAGGCCGGCAAGCAGGTCAAGAGCATCACGCTGCCGGGCACCATTCAGGGCGGCACCTTCCACGTGTTCAGCATCGCCGTCGGCTGAGCACTCCCAGACGCTCACGAGGGACGTGGCGGCGGCTTCGTGAGTGACCCGAGGCGGGCTGGTCACCGGCAATCCGGTGGATCAGCCCGCCTCACCGTGTTCGTGCCCGGCGGTGCTCAGGGAGGTGATCTCCCACAGCGGCCACAGCTTCACCGTGCCGTCCTGACCGGTACTGACGACGTATCGCCCGTCTGGACTGAACGCTACCGACGTCACCCAACCTAGGTGGCCCCGCAGGCAGGCGATCACGCGGCCGTCCGAGACATTCCACAGACGAACGGTGCCATCCCAACTGGAGCTCGCGATCGCCGTCCCGTCCGGATTGAATGCTATGGCAGTGACCACGTTCCGGTGGCCGGTCAGAACCTTGTGCTCCTTCCAATCGTCAGTACGCCACATCACGATGCTGCGTTCGGCTGTGCATCCGGCGAGCAGCGAACCGTCCGGAGAGAAGGCGATGAACTTGAACAACCCTGAACGCGGCGCCTTCAGCAGCTGTGATTCGTTCAGCGCTCTGTCCATAATGTGAATAGCGTTACCCCATGTTGCCGCAAGCAGGTGGCCGCCCGGGGCGAACGCCATGTCGTCGGAATGGTATTCGGGCCGAATTTGCGACGACTGTGCGACAGGTTTCCAGTCGCTGGTTCGCCACAGTGTGATGGGTGCATCTTGCGCTGAGGTTGCCAGCAATTCTCCATCCGGGCTGAACGCTGTCGTGTCCGCGTTGTAGGGTAGGGCGACGGCTTGCTTGCCATTGGCGTGCCATATCTTTACGACGTTGCGACAGACGGTGGCCAGTAGAGTGCCATCGGGGCTAAAACTGAGCTGGTTCAGTGTGCCTCCGATCTTGAATCCGGCAACCGTCTTCCAGGTTTCTGTCGACCGCAGTGTGACCCCGGAAAAGTTAGCGGTGGCCAGTATTGAGCCGTCCGGGCTGAAGGTGGCCGTGCTAACGAATCTTTCCTTGGTTAGTGTTATGCTTCGGTCTTCTCGTCTGAGCGCGTACAGTCGCAGCAGCGGTATGCTGAACATGACCGTCACGAGGCCGAATCCGCCGAGCGTGATCGCGCTCGTCCAGGTCGGCGCAGTGAATTGCCAGATCAAGCAGCCCGCGGTCACGGAAAGGGTGCCGCCCTCATACGTCAACAAACGTCGAAACTGCGGTGGATACGGAGTGGAGACGCCCGGCGGCGGCGCGATTTGCGCCGGCTCGGTTTTCGATCGCGGAGGCTGTGCGGGCGACATGAGGAACTGCGCAGGTTGAGGATCGGGCGAGGCGGTGGAGGCACTCAGGGTGGCACGCGCGGCTTCGGCCAGTGGTTGGTTCGTGTCCTCACTCAGTTGGTGCAGCGTTTTCCGCGCGACTTCGTCGCCAAGGCTGGCCAGCTCGCCGAGTTCTTCGACGGCGGCCATACGGATGCGCGTCACGGTGCTGCGCAGCCCTTGCCTGATCTCGGCAGGCAGATCGGGATTGAGGCGGAGGCCGCGGTTGCTGTGTGCGATGTAGAGGTCGCCGACCAGTTGGACGCTGCGGGTCGGTGTCTGGTCCGGGGTGTTCTTCTTCACCTCGTCGTGCACAAAGACGTACAGTTCGTTGGCGTCGATGAAACCGTCGGCGTTGAGGTCGGCGGCTCCGGTACGCAGGCCGCGGACGATGGCGTCGGTGAACACGGACGGTTGGGCGCTGCCGCGGACATGCGGGTCCGGGCCGCGTTCGAAGGCGTACTGGATGGCGGTGGACGCAGTCATCACGGCACAGCCCCGGCCCGAGTCCGCGGTCAATTGCGCGACGACGTCCACGCTGCCCTCGGCCTTGGGGGCCCGTCCGGAGGGGAAAGCGCCGGAATAGCAGCAGTCCAGCCACAGCGCGGCCCGGCGGGCCTGGCTGTTGTCGATGAGCTCCCGCAGGAGGCTGGCGGCCACAGCGGTCGTGGGGAGTAGCTGGTGCTCAGTGTCGGTGGTGACCAGGTGCAGTTGGCCGGAGACATCCTTGACACCGTGACCGGACACGTAGCAGAGGATCATGTCGTCCCGCTCGGCCTCGTTGAACAGCCGGTTGAGCCGCCGCCGCACCTCGTCGGCGGACCGGTTGACGAGCGTCTCGACGGTGAAGCCGCCGATCTCGGGGTTCCGCAGCACGTCGGCGAGGGCTTGGGCATCCGCCTGGGGCGCCCGCAGCGCTCGGAAGGTCGGGTCCGCATGGGTGTCGGTCACGATGAGCAGCGCCGTCCGCCTGCCTGCCATGCCACCTGCCATTCGATACGACCGACGCGCCGTATCCAATCGATAGCGCAAGGTGCGCCGACCCTACAGCGAATCCCGTGCGGTGCACCCGATCGGTCTAATGGGGACCCTGACATATCTCCGGTGTTGCGGCGAAAGCCCGCCGCCGGATCCGGTGAGACCTAGCGTTCCCGCCATGAGCAAGGGGAGCACGATCGTCGCCGAGGGGCTGCGCAAGCGGTACGGCGACCTGTGGGCGGTCGACGGGGTGTCGTTCTCCGTCGGCGAGGGGGAGTTCTTCGGGATCCTCGGTCCCAACGGCGCGGGCAAGACGACGACGCTGGAGATCATCGAGGGGCTGCGCAAGCCCGACGAGGGGAGCGTGCGGCTGTTCGGCGAGCAGCCCTGGCCGCGCAACCCGAAGCTGTTGCCGCGCATCGGGGTGCAGCTGCAGGCCTCGTCGTTCTTCGAGAAGCTGACGGCCCGCGAGCAGCTGGAGACCTTCGCCTCGCTGTACGGCGTGAGCACGGGCACGGCGGCGGACATGCTGGAGCTGGTGGGCCTGGCGGACAAGGCGGACACCCGCGAGAACAAGCTGTCCGGCGGCCAGCGGCAGCGGCTGTCCATCGCCTGCGCCCTGGCCCACGACCCGGACATCGTGTTCCTCGACGAGCCGACGGCGGCGTTGGACCCGCAGGCCCGCCGCAACCTGTGGGACGTGCTGCGCGCGATCAAGGAACGTGGCAAGACCATCGTCTACACCACGCACTACCTGGACGAGGCGGAGATCCTCTGCGACCGCACGGCGATCATGGACAAGGGGAGGATCCTGGCCATGGACGCGCCGGCGACGCTGGTGCGCGGCCTGGACGCGCCGACGCACGTGATGATCGAACGCGGCATCATCCCGCTGGAGGAGGCGAAGACCCTTGCCGGCGTTGAGGAAGCCGCCGACGACGGCGTCTCGTTGCGACTGTCCACTCGCAACCCGGCCAAGCTGCTGTCCACTTTGGCCGAACGCGGCGCGCTGGAGGGCCTGCAGGTCCGTGGCGCCACGCTGGAGGACGTCTTCCTGGAGCTGACCGGACGGGAGTACCGGGCATGACCGCGTTCAAGAGCCTGTCTGTGGCCATGTTCAAGGGGTTCTTCCGCGAACGGGTCGCGCTGTTCTTCACCTTCCTGATGCCGCTGATGTTCCTGGTCATCTTCGGCCTGATCTTCGGCAGCAGTTCCGCCAACAAAACGAAGATCGACGTGGTCGGCGACGGGCCGGTGATCACGGCGCTTGACGGCACCGGCACCGTCGAGATCCAGCACGTGGACTCGTTCGACAAGGCCGTGCAGGCCGTCAGGAACGGCGACGTGCCGGCGGCGATCTCCGTGCAGGGGAACAAGATTCAGCTGCGCTACGCGGCCAGCGACTCGGTCGCCGCCGGCACCGTGCAGGCCATCGTCGGCTCGGTCGTGGACGGCACCAACCTGCAGGCCAGCGGCAAGCCGCCGGCGATAACCCTGGACTCGCAGCGGGTGGAGGACTCGTCGCTGACCGCGATCCAGTTCCTCACGCCGGGCATCCTGTCCTGGGGCCTGGCCACCTCGGCGATCTTCGGCTCCGCGCTGACCCTGGTGAACTGGCGCAAGAAGCAGGTGCTGCGACGGATCCGGCTGGCCCCGGTCAGCACCGGCACGGTGATCTCGTCCCGGCTGCTGGTGACCATCGGAACCTCGGTGTTGCAGGCGATCCTGTTCGTCGCGGTCGCGATGACGCCGGTGTTCGGGCTCAAGCTGGCCGGCCAGTGGTGGCTGGCGCTGCCGCTGCTCGTCCTCGGCTCGCTGTCGTTCTTCTCCATCGGCGTGCTGGTCGGCTCCATCGCCAAGTCCGAGGAGGCGGCGACCGGCATCACCAACGTGATCGTGCTGCCGATGGCGTTCCTGTCCGGCACGTTCTTCCCGCTGCAGAACGCCCCGCAGTGGCTGCAGACCGTCTCGGAGGTGTTGCCGCTGCGGCATCTCAACGACGCCATGGTCGACGTCCTGGTGCGCGGCAAGGGGATCGAGGCGCTCGGCGTTCCGGCGGCGGTTCTCATCGGCTTCACCATCGTGGTCGGATTCGCCGCGTCCCGAGTCTTCAGTTGGGAGGACAGCTGACGTCGCGCGCGTTCCGCGCGCGGCTCGGTCGCTCCAGGCATCGGCGCGACCTCGCCGACCCGGTAGGGGCGTGAGCCCGCTCACGCCCCACACTGGGAGCCATGTTCGACACCCCGTCAGGGCGGTTCCGCGCCGTCGCAGTGGCCGAGGCGGTCTCCTGGGCCGGCCTGCTGATCGGCATGTTCTTCAAGTACGCCATGGGCAACGCCATCGGCGTGCACATCTTCGGCTCGGTGCACGGCGTCGTGTTCATCGCCT includes these proteins:
- a CDS encoding caspase, EACC1-associated type, which gives rise to MAGRRTALLIVTDTHADPTFRALRAPQADAQALADVLRNPEIGGFTVETLVNRSADEVRRRLNRLFNEAERDDMILCYVSGHGVKDVSGQLHLVTTDTEHQLLPTTAVAASLLRELIDNSQARRAALWLDCCYSGAFPSGRAPKAEGSVDVVAQLTADSGRGCAVMTASTAIQYAFERGPDPHVRGSAQPSVFTDAIVRGLRTGAADLNADGFIDANELYVFVHDEVKKNTPDQTPTRSVQLVGDLYIAHSNRGLRLNPDLPAEIRQGLRSTVTRIRMAAVEELGELASLGDEVARKTLHQLSEDTNQPLAEAARATLSASTASPDPQPAQFLMSPAQPPRSKTEPAQIAPPPGVSTPYPPQFRRLLTYEGGTLSVTAGCLIWQFTAPTWTSAITLGGFGLVTVMFSIPLLRLYALRREDRSITLTKERFVSTATFSPDGSILATANFSGVTLRSTETWKTVAGFKIGGTLNQLSFSPDGTLLATVCRNVVKIWHANGKQAVALPYNADTTAFSPDGELLATSAQDAPITLWRTSDWKPVAQSSQIRPEYHSDDMAFAPGGHLLAATWGNAIHIMDRALNESQLLKAPRSGLFKFIAFSPDGSLLAGCTAERSIVMWRTDDWKEHKVLTGHRNVVTAIAFNPDGTAIASSSWDGTVRLWNVSDGRVIACLRGHLGWVTSVAFSPDGRYVVSTGQDGTVKLWPLWEITSLSTAGHEHGEAG
- a CDS encoding ABC transporter permease; amino-acid sequence: MTAFKSLSVAMFKGFFRERVALFFTFLMPLMFLVIFGLIFGSSSANKTKIDVVGDGPVITALDGTGTVEIQHVDSFDKAVQAVRNGDVPAAISVQGNKIQLRYAASDSVAAGTVQAIVGSVVDGTNLQASGKPPAITLDSQRVEDSSLTAIQFLTPGILSWGLATSAIFGSALTLVNWRKKQVLRRIRLAPVSTGTVISSRLLVTIGTSVLQAILFVAVAMTPVFGLKLAGQWWLALPLLVLGSLSFFSIGVLVGSIAKSEEAATGITNVIVLPMAFLSGTFFPLQNAPQWLQTVSEVLPLRHLNDAMVDVLVRGKGIEALGVPAAVLIGFTIVVGFAASRVFSWEDS
- a CDS encoding ABC transporter ATP-binding protein — its product is MSKGSTIVAEGLRKRYGDLWAVDGVSFSVGEGEFFGILGPNGAGKTTTLEIIEGLRKPDEGSVRLFGEQPWPRNPKLLPRIGVQLQASSFFEKLTAREQLETFASLYGVSTGTAADMLELVGLADKADTRENKLSGGQRQRLSIACALAHDPDIVFLDEPTAALDPQARRNLWDVLRAIKERGKTIVYTTHYLDEAEILCDRTAIMDKGRILAMDAPATLVRGLDAPTHVMIERGIIPLEEAKTLAGVEEAADDGVSLRLSTRNPAKLLSTLAERGALEGLQVRGATLEDVFLELTGREYRA